The Porphyrobacter sp. LM 6 sequence CGGTGACGAAGCCGAACTCGGCAAAGTACTGGCCCGCCGTACCCTCGGGCGCGAACAGGCGCACCGGGCCGGAGTCCTTCTTCACCGTCTCGCGGTAGTCCTTGAGCACGATATCATCGATCCGCGCACCGACGAGGTTGATCGACCCGGCGAGGCGCGGCGTATCGATCTCGACGCGGTTGGGGCTGGCAAGAGCGGCCTTGAGATCGATCTTGCGACCCGCCTGCGTATCGGCGCCGATATCACCCGAAACAGCCGGTGCGGCATTCGCGCCCGCAGGCTTGCCCTCGGTCGCTTCAGCCGTCAGCGCAGCTTCGGGATAGAAATAGCGCATCCCCACGTCCCACCCGAGAATGAGCAGGCCCGAAAGCAGAACGGCGAGCAGAAGGTTGCGATTGTCCAAGATAAGGCCCCGAAAGAATGCGTCGATTGGTGTGTTATGGGGTTAAGGCAGTGCGATTTCCACCCCTAGGGTACCGGATCATGTCCGTGACCACCCCAAGGGTGGCAGCGCATTAGCCGCTTAGCCGCCATCCATCCACCCTTAAGCGCGCCGTACTTGCCGATCGCTTCGATCGCATACTGGCTGCATGATGGAGAATATCGGCAAGAGGGTGGCAGGATGCGGGAAGGCCCGATTTGCCAGCCGCGCGCGATGAGAATGAGGATCTGCTTCATGGGCGGCGATTTCCGCGCCTCGGCCGCCGCCCGCCGGATGGATCACCCTTGCCTTCCCGGGCACGCGCAAGCGCAAGGCTGAGCTCGTCCGCCATCAGATGAAAGTCGCGCTCCACGCCGCCGGCACGACCGATCAGCACGTGATCGTGATCGGGCAACCCTTGCTCCGGCAGCGCTGCGCGAAGCAGCTCGCGGAAACGGCGCTTCATGCGGTTGCGGACAACCGCATTGCCGATCTTCTTGGTGACGGTGATCCCGTAGCGGATGCCTTGCCCGCCGTTCGGGCGGGTCAGCAGCACGAAACCGCTCCGCGCATTGCGCGTGCCGGAATTGGCCGCCAGAAAATCAGCGCGCTTGGTCAGAACCGAAAGCATGAGGGGCTCCATACGCAAAACGGGCTCCCGAGGGGAGCCCGCAAGCGCGAACGCGCGCCCGCAGCGACGCGGCCTTCAGGCCGCGCGAGCGAGGAAATCGCACCCGCGGAGGCGGGCGCGCAAAGAATTACGCGCAGAGCTTCTTGCGGCCGCGAGCACGACGGGCGCGCAGCACCTTCTGGCCACCGGGGGTCGCCTTGCGCGCGAAGAAGCCGTGGCGACGGGCACGCACGAGATTGCTGGGTTGGAAGGTCCGCTTCATATCATCCTCGAAAAATAACCGGTCGAGCGACACGCTTGTCCGCGCACACACCAACCGAGGCCGCCACACACGACCGGGAACAGGGACGCGCCGTTATGGGAAAGCGCTCCATGAGTCAAGCAAGGCCGCAATCGGCAGGCGCGGCGCGGCGAACGCCAGCTGCGCCGAACCGGGGCGCAGCGGCACGGGGAGACGCTGGCTGGCATGGTGCGCCTGCACCACCTTGTCGCGCGGCATCAGCTGGCGCATCGCGGGCGCACGCGGCCGGGCCGATGCTCCGGATGCGATCCAGCGCGCCATGTCGCTGCCGTTGAGCCACAGCGCGCCAGCGTGCGGCACCGAATTGGTCATCGCATAAAAGGCGCGCGCTTCCTCGGCGCTCATGCCCATCTCGGCATAGTAATCGAGGTAAAGCCGATTTTCAGGCGCATCGGGCGCGAAATCGTCAGGCTCACGCCCGATCTCGTCGCGCCACGAATGCACGGCGAACAGCGCGCCAGGATCCATCGTCCGGCGGGTGCCGGCGAGAAACAGCTCGACCGCACCCGAACGCGCCGAACCGCCATCGGGGACATGGGTGGCAAGGCCCGCCTTGCGGATTGCGCGGCCCAGCGCGAGGTTGGCAAGGTCATTGCTGGTCCCCGGCGCATCGGCGAACTCGATCACTTCGAGGCCTGGATAGGCTGCCAGCATCGCCGCAAAGGCGCCCGGTGACGCGGCGTCGGTCGATGCAACCAGCGCAGCGCGGCGCCTATCGAGCACCCGGAACGGGCCAAATTGCGCCACCCCCTGAACCGCACGCGGGGGCCGGGCGATCAGCCGCGTCGGCTCGGCCCGGACGGTTTGCGTGACGATGATGCCGCCCGCCTGGGCCAGCGTGGTCGTAGCGATAGGCTCGTAGGCCAGCGGCACAAAGTCGGCAGGGCTATCTTCGACCCGCACCCATCGCTGGCTCGCCGGATCCCATTCCTCGACCCAACTGGTGCTCGCCACCACCCGCGCGCCGCCATAACCCGCTTGCGCCAGTGCCGCGCCGGCAGGCAGCAGCAACGCAAAGGCGGCAAGGAACAGGGCGATGGCGCGGGACATGGCGCGACAATCGCCCCGGCACGCCTGCCAAACTGCCAAGATTTATGCTTTAGAAAGCCCTTCGCAATCGCGCCAAGGCGCTCGACAAGTCTCTCTTAACTCTGCACAAACGGGTCTTGGGCGAGCAGGGGTAGCAGATGGTCGCGCTGGTAAGGACGGTTGCCTATCTCGGGCTGGAGGCGCGCGCGGTCGAAGTGCAGTGTCAGGTTGCGCCTGGCCTGCCGCGCTTCTCGGTGGTCGGTCTGCCTGACAAGGCGGTGAGCGAAAGCCGCGAACGGGTGCAGGCAGCGCTGTCGGCGATGGGTCTTGCGCTCCCGCCCAAGCGGATCACCATCAACTTGTCTCCGGCCGATCTGCCCAAGGACGGATCGCATTACGACCTGCCGATCGCGCTCGCGCTGCTTGCTGCAATGGGCGTGACCGACGCCGAACAACTGGGCGACTGGATCGCGGTCGGAGAGCTCGCGCTTGATGGCCGGGTGGTCGCCAGCCCGGGGGTCCTGATTACCGCGCTTCATGCCAGCGCGCTCGGCGCAGGCCTGATCTGCCCCGCCGAGCAAGGCCCCGAAGCGCGCTGGGCAAGCGGGGTGCCGGTGCTCGCCCCGCGCGATCTCACTGCGCTCCTCGCCCATCTCAAGGGCTCGCTGGTCCTCGACGAACCGCCGCGCGGACAGGTCGCTGATGGCACGGGCGGCAATGATCTCAAGCAGGTCAAAGGGCAGGAAACCGCCAAGCGCGCGCTCGAAATCGCAGCGGCGGGCGGGCACAATCTGCTGATGGTCGGCCCGCCGGGATCAGGCAAGAGCCTGCTCGCCTCCTGCTTGCCGGGCATCCTCCCCGAACTGACCCCCGCAGAGGCGCTCGAGGTCTCGATGGTGCAATCGGTGGCCGGCACATTGGAAGGCGGACGGATCAGCCGCGCCCGTCCGTTCCGCGCGCCGCACCATTCGGCGAGCATGGCGGCGCTCACCGGCGGCGGCTTGAAGGTGCGCCCCGGCGAAGTGAGCCTCGCGCATCTGGGCGTCCTGTTCCTCGACGAATTGCCCGAGTTCCAGCGCCCCGTACTCGATTCGCTACGCCAGCCGCTTGAGACAGGGCAGGTCGATGTCGCGCGTGCCAACGCTCACGTCACTTTCCCAGCTCGAGTGCAGCTGGTCGCGGCGATGAACCCGTGCCGCTGCGGCTATGCCGGGGACGCTGCCCGCAACTGCAACCGCTACCCGCGCTGCGTCGGCGATTATCAGGCGCGGCTTTCCGGCCCGCTGCTCGACCGGATTGATCTCCATGTTCATGTCGCGGCCGTGAGCGCAGTGGACATGGCGCTCCCCCCGCCTACCGAGGGCAGTGCCGAGGTCGCGCGGAGAGTGGCAGCGGCGCGCAGCCGCCAGACCGCAAGGGGCGTGCGCTCCAACGCCGAGTTGGAGGGTGAACGGCTCGAACAATACGCCACCCCCGATGAGGCAGGCAGAAAGCTGTTGCTGCAAGCGGCCGAGAAACTGCGGCTGTCGGCGCGCGGCTACACCCGGATGCTGCGGGTCGGTCGCACCATCGCCGATCTCGCAGGAGCCGAAACCATAGGCCGCGCCCATATTGCCGAAGCGCTATCCTATCGCCTGACGAGCGGCTAAGGAGCCCGCAGCGGCCACCCCCTCTCGCAACCGGCCGACCAAGGGCGCAGTGGCAACTCCGGACGATCCTTCAGCATTGGCGGCCGATCAGCCGCGCGGACTGGCGAGGCTGTGGAGCGACGCCAGGCGGCGCAAGGCATTAAGCCTCACGATCGCTCTCGCGATTGAAGTGCTGCTGCTTCTG is a genomic window containing:
- the rpmH gene encoding 50S ribosomal protein L34, giving the protein MKRTFQPSNLVRARRHGFFARKATPGGQKVLRARRARGRKKLCA
- a CDS encoding YifB family Mg chelatase-like AAA ATPase — its product is MVALVRTVAYLGLEARAVEVQCQVAPGLPRFSVVGLPDKAVSESRERVQAALSAMGLALPPKRITINLSPADLPKDGSHYDLPIALALLAAMGVTDAEQLGDWIAVGELALDGRVVASPGVLITALHASALGAGLICPAEQGPEARWASGVPVLAPRDLTALLAHLKGSLVLDEPPRGQVADGTGGNDLKQVKGQETAKRALEIAAAGGHNLLMVGPPGSGKSLLASCLPGILPELTPAEALEVSMVQSVAGTLEGGRISRARPFRAPHHSASMAALTGGGLKVRPGEVSLAHLGVLFLDELPEFQRPVLDSLRQPLETGQVDVARANAHVTFPARVQLVAAMNPCRCGYAGDAARNCNRYPRCVGDYQARLSGPLLDRIDLHVHVAAVSAVDMALPPPTEGSAEVARRVAAARSRQTARGVRSNAELEGERLEQYATPDEAGRKLLLQAAEKLRLSARGYTRMLRVGRTIADLAGAETIGRAHIAEALSYRLTSG
- the rnpA gene encoding ribonuclease P protein component, which encodes MLSVLTKRADFLAANSGTRNARSGFVLLTRPNGGQGIRYGITVTKKIGNAVVRNRMKRRFRELLRAALPEQGLPDHDHVLIGRAGGVERDFHLMADELSLALARAREGKGDPSGGRRPRRGNRRP
- the yidD gene encoding membrane protein insertion efficiency factor YidD codes for the protein MKQILILIARGWQIGPSRILPPSCRYSPSCSQYAIEAIGKYGALKGGWMAAKRLMRCHPWGGHGHDPVP